One region of Salvia miltiorrhiza cultivar Shanhuang (shh) chromosome 3, IMPLAD_Smil_shh, whole genome shotgun sequence genomic DNA includes:
- the LOC131014431 gene encoding probable calcium-binding protein CML13 — MGKDLSDDHVSSMKEAFTLFDTDGDGKIAPSELGILMRSLGGNPTQAQLKSIIAEEKLTAPFDFSRFLDLMSKHLKPEPFDRQLRDAFKVLDKDATGCVVVSDLRHILTSIGEKLEPAEFDEWIREVDIGSDGKIRYEDFIARMVAK, encoded by the coding sequence ATGGGGAAAGATCTGAGCGACGATCATGTTTCATCAATGAAGGAGGCTTTCACGCTGTTCGACACTGACGGCGACGGCAAGATCGCGCCTTCGGAGCTCGGAATCCTGATGCGCTCGCTCGGCGGAAACCCTACGCAGGCGCAGCTGAAGTCAATCATCGCTGAGGAGAAGCTCACCGCGCCGTTTGACTTCTCTCGATTCCTTGACCTCATGTCGAAGCATTTGAAGCCGGAGCCGTTCGATCGCCAGCTACGCGACGCTTTCAAGGTGCTCGACAAGGACGCAACTGGATGCGTCGTCGTTTCGGATCTCAGACACATTCTAACCAGCATCGGGGAGAAATTGGAGCCTGCCGAGTTCGATGAGTGGATCCGCGAGGTGGATATCGGATCCGATGGCAAGATCCGGTACGAGGACTTCATCGCGCGCATGGTAGCTAAGTGA